From the Caldalkalibacillus uzonensis genome, one window contains:
- the mutM gene encoding DNA-formamidopyrimidine glycosylase gives MPELPEVEVVRRTITKEITQKVIEQVDVFWPRIITYPENQDEFKLLLAGQKIGKIGRKGKYLIIAIGEHHELVVHFRMTGKFILLPREERFQKHIHLFFHFQGEKEGLAYHDVRKFGDFFLVPKGDYRVIKGLFHSGVDPLDGAFTYERFRALLQARKRQVKALLLDQSVIAGLGNYLCDELLWFPAEQGVHPARLSNELNEREMEGMYRRMLDVIHHSIRLGGNSFRDFSYGNGVKGEFKQMLKVYAREGEPCFNCGSPIKRETVAGRSSHFCPICQPVSI, from the coding sequence ATGCCTGAATTGCCGGAAGTTGAAGTTGTCAGACGAACGATTACCAAGGAAATTACACAGAAAGTGATTGAACAGGTTGATGTGTTTTGGCCCCGGATCATTACTTACCCTGAGAACCAGGATGAGTTCAAGCTGCTTCTGGCGGGGCAGAAAATCGGGAAGATTGGCCGCAAAGGAAAATATTTGATTATCGCCATAGGTGAGCATCATGAGCTGGTGGTTCATTTCCGCATGACTGGAAAGTTTATACTTTTACCGCGGGAGGAACGTTTCCAAAAACATATTCATCTCTTCTTTCATTTTCAAGGGGAAAAAGAAGGTCTGGCCTATCATGATGTTCGGAAATTTGGTGACTTTTTTTTGGTCCCCAAAGGGGATTATCGCGTGATCAAAGGTTTGTTTCACTCAGGTGTGGACCCTTTGGATGGGGCGTTTACCTATGAGCGCTTTCGTGCTCTCCTGCAAGCAAGAAAGCGCCAGGTGAAAGCCTTGCTCCTGGATCAATCGGTGATTGCCGGACTGGGCAACTATTTGTGTGATGAGCTGCTGTGGTTCCCCGCTGAACAAGGGGTTCATCCTGCCAGGCTGAGCAATGAGTTGAACGAACGGGAAATGGAAGGGATGTACCGCAGAATGCTGGACGTGATTCACCATTCCATTCGCCTGGGAGGCAACAGCTTCCGCGACTTCTCGTATGGGAATGGTGTTAAAGGCGAATTTAAGCAAATGCTGAAAGTGTATGCCCGTGAAGGTGAACCGTGTTTTAATTGCGGGTCACCTATCAAAAGGGAAACGGTGGCGGGGAGATCTTCCCACTTCTGTCCCATCTGCCAGCCTGTCTCAATCTGA
- the ytaF gene encoding sporulation membrane protein YtaF has protein sequence MVQFVSLIVLAFAVSLDSFGVGMTYGLRKVHIPVRSILIIALCSFSMIFVATGVAQGIMIFLSPRWAEWLGGIILIGLGLWALYHVSKSKDHGHSLVTVSEEPHDKTIWTLELNKIGIVIQVLRKPMVADMDRSGVISGSEALILGFALSLDAFGAGLGAALMGYIPWLTAVCIGVMSSLFVFLGMRFGTLFADLKWVNRLIYLPAIILISFGLIKLL, from the coding sequence GTGGTTCAGTTCGTCTCTTTAATCGTCTTAGCATTTGCAGTCAGCTTGGACAGCTTTGGCGTCGGTATGACTTACGGGCTGCGCAAAGTGCATATTCCCGTTCGTTCTATCTTGATTATTGCTTTGTGTTCTTTCAGTATGATCTTTGTGGCTACGGGCGTGGCTCAAGGGATCATGATCTTTCTCTCTCCCCGGTGGGCCGAGTGGTTAGGTGGCATCATTTTAATTGGCTTAGGGTTGTGGGCACTCTATCATGTTTCCAAGTCAAAAGACCACGGACACAGCCTTGTGACGGTCAGCGAAGAACCACATGACAAGACCATTTGGACTCTGGAATTAAACAAGATCGGCATTGTTATTCAAGTGTTGCGCAAGCCGATGGTGGCCGATATGGATCGTTCTGGTGTCATATCAGGTAGTGAAGCCCTTATATTGGGTTTTGCTCTTTCCCTGGATGCTTTCGGTGCCGGACTTGGCGCGGCCCTTATGGGCTATATCCCCTGGCTGACGGCGGTTTGTATCGGGGTGATGAGCAGTTTGTTTGTCTTCTTGGGCATGAGATTCGGGACCCTGTTTGCTGATCTGAAATGGGTTAACCGTTTAATCTACCTGCCTGCCATTATTCTCATTTCGTTTGGTTTGATCAAACTGCTTTAA
- the polA gene encoding DNA polymerase I: MILIDGNSIANRAFYALPLLNNDHGIYTNAVYGFTTMLLRLLEEEQPTHMLVAFDAGKETFRHQEYKEYKGKRQKTPNELAEQFPLIRRLLDAFSIPHYELANYEADDIIGTLAKEADQQGVPTRIVTGDKDLLQLITDHVHVMLTRKGISEVEYYDLDKLRDKYALQPGQIIDLKGLMGDSSDNIPGVPGVGEKTALKLLHQFGSIEKIYDHLDEVSGNKLREKLTLHKEQALLSKELATIHKEAPLEIKLDDLAYDGFDKQQVIPLFKELQFQSLMERLGEDEAKAESDQLELSVTPITSTKDQLWEEALVSPSALVVELVGERYHQAPVKGFSVCNANGLFFIDTETAFQTEAFRAWLADDRQEKWVYGAKRTRVALMWHDVNLNGIRFDAFLASYLLNPTESNHSLAEIAHKYAHLSIQSDEQVYGKGAKRKDPDQETLIQHLAAKAKAVYDSCHALREELAKHHLLSLFEDLELPLSHILGDMELHGIKVDPNRLQKMGEDLKARIEALTREIYELAGGVEFNINSPKQLGEILFDKLGLPVIKKTKTGYSTSADVLEKLAPQHEIVSKILDYRQLVKLQTTYIEGLLKEINKHTGKVHTTFQQTITATGRLSSTEPNLQNIPIRLEEGRKIRQAFVPSSDDQVILAADYSQIELRILAHLSEDKGLVEAFRQGEDIHTKTAMDVFHVDRDEVTSLMRRQAKAVNFGIIYGISDYGLSQNLNITRKEAKDFIERYFESFPGVKAYMDNIIKKAREDGYVTTLLQRRRYLPEINSRNFNLRSFAERTAMNTPIQGTAADIIKKAMIEIAERLKEEQLSSKLLLQVHDELIFEVPQDELETMMKLVPQVMESTITLAVPLKVDVAYGPTWYDAK; the protein is encoded by the coding sequence ATGATCTTAATCGATGGGAACAGCATTGCTAACCGGGCTTTTTACGCCCTGCCACTTTTAAATAACGACCATGGGATTTACACCAATGCCGTATACGGCTTTACAACCATGCTGCTAAGGCTGTTGGAAGAAGAACAGCCCACCCATATGCTGGTGGCTTTTGACGCAGGCAAAGAAACATTTCGCCATCAGGAATACAAGGAATACAAAGGCAAGCGGCAAAAAACCCCCAATGAACTGGCTGAACAATTTCCGCTGATTCGCCGTTTGCTTGATGCGTTTTCCATCCCTCATTATGAATTGGCCAACTATGAAGCGGATGACATCATCGGCACCCTGGCCAAAGAAGCTGACCAGCAGGGCGTGCCCACCCGGATCGTAACAGGAGACAAGGACTTGTTGCAACTCATTACTGACCATGTGCATGTCATGCTCACCCGCAAAGGGATCAGTGAAGTTGAATACTATGACTTGGATAAGCTGCGTGACAAATATGCACTGCAGCCCGGTCAAATTATTGACCTGAAAGGTTTAATGGGGGACAGCTCCGATAACATTCCCGGTGTGCCGGGAGTAGGGGAGAAAACAGCTTTAAAACTTTTGCACCAGTTTGGTTCCATTGAAAAGATCTACGACCATCTGGATGAGGTGAGCGGCAACAAGCTGAGAGAGAAGCTGACTCTTCACAAGGAACAAGCCCTGTTGAGCAAAGAACTGGCCACCATTCACAAGGAGGCACCCCTTGAGATCAAGCTTGATGACCTTGCCTACGACGGGTTTGACAAGCAACAGGTGATCCCGTTGTTTAAAGAATTGCAGTTTCAGTCCCTGATGGAGCGATTGGGTGAAGATGAGGCTAAGGCAGAATCAGATCAGCTGGAACTGAGCGTGACTCCAATCACCAGCACTAAGGATCAGTTGTGGGAAGAGGCCCTTGTCTCCCCCAGTGCACTGGTTGTGGAGCTAGTAGGGGAACGGTACCATCAAGCCCCTGTTAAGGGCTTTAGCGTGTGCAATGCAAACGGACTGTTTTTTATCGATACAGAAACAGCTTTCCAGACAGAGGCTTTCCGGGCCTGGTTGGCCGATGACAGGCAGGAGAAATGGGTGTATGGAGCTAAAAGAACCCGCGTGGCCTTAATGTGGCACGATGTTAACCTGAATGGTATTCGTTTTGATGCCTTCCTGGCCTCCTATCTGCTCAACCCAACAGAGTCCAACCACAGTCTGGCGGAGATTGCCCACAAGTATGCCCATCTGTCTATCCAGAGTGATGAACAGGTATACGGCAAAGGGGCCAAACGGAAAGACCCAGACCAGGAGACACTGATCCAACACCTGGCGGCCAAGGCCAAAGCTGTGTATGACTCCTGCCATGCGCTCAGGGAGGAGTTGGCAAAGCACCATCTCTTGTCTTTGTTTGAAGATTTGGAGCTGCCCTTAAGCCACATCCTTGGAGATATGGAGCTACACGGCATTAAGGTGGACCCCAATCGATTGCAAAAGATGGGGGAAGACTTGAAAGCGCGCATTGAAGCATTAACCCGGGAAATTTATGAGTTGGCCGGCGGAGTAGAGTTTAATATTAACTCACCCAAACAATTAGGGGAGATCTTGTTTGATAAATTGGGGCTGCCAGTCATTAAAAAGACCAAAACAGGATATTCTACCAGTGCCGATGTACTGGAAAAACTGGCACCTCAGCACGAAATCGTCAGTAAAATTTTGGATTACCGGCAGTTGGTTAAACTGCAGACCACCTATATTGAGGGCTTATTGAAGGAGATCAATAAGCATACAGGCAAGGTGCATACCACCTTCCAACAAACGATTACAGCCACTGGCAGGCTGAGTTCAACAGAACCTAACTTACAAAACATTCCTATTCGCTTGGAGGAAGGGCGCAAAATTCGCCAAGCATTTGTCCCTTCCAGCGACGATCAAGTCATCTTGGCCGCTGACTACTCTCAAATTGAGTTGAGGATTTTGGCTCATTTGTCTGAAGATAAGGGGCTGGTCGAAGCGTTCCGCCAAGGAGAGGACATTCATACCAAAACAGCGATGGATGTCTTTCATGTTGACCGTGACGAAGTGACATCTCTCATGCGGCGCCAGGCCAAGGCAGTTAACTTTGGCATTATCTATGGGATTAGTGACTATGGATTGAGCCAAAACTTAAACATCACCCGCAAAGAAGCGAAAGACTTTATTGAACGTTATTTTGAATCTTTCCCCGGGGTGAAAGCGTACATGGACAATATTATTAAAAAGGCCCGGGAAGACGGCTATGTGACCACATTGCTCCAACGTCGCCGCTACTTGCCGGAAATTAATAGTCGTAACTTTAACTTGCGCAGTTTTGCGGAACGGACCGCCATGAACACCCCCATTCAGGGCACAGCCGCAGACATCATTAAGAAAGCGATGATTGAGATTGCCGAACGGCTGAAGGAAGAACAGCTGTCTTCCAAGCTGCTCCTGCAGGTCCATGACGAATTAATTTTTGAAGTGCCCCAAGATGAGCTGGAAACGATGATGAAGCTGGTGCCGCAGGTCATGGAGTCCACCATTACACTTGCCGTGCCCCTCAAGGTGGATGTGGCCTACGGCCCCACCTGGTACGATGCCAAATAG